Proteins encoded within one genomic window of Nordella sp. HKS 07:
- the glnT gene encoding type III glutamate--ammonia ligase, producing MAGDLAKYAKDKKVKFFLFNFTDLFGTQRAKLVPAEAVASMQKSGAGFAGFATWLDMTPAHPDIFVMPDADSVIQLPWKPEVAWVAGDPWMEGKPVGQAPRIVLKNLLEKSAKRNMKLMAGVEPEFHLINADGSSVSDPRDTQEKPCYDQSAVMRRFDVISEICTTMINLGWGPYQNDHEDANGQFEINWNFNDALTTADQLSFFKFMVKSIAEKHGLRATFMPKPFVNLTGNGCHVHISVWDNARKTNLFHDKKGELGLSPLCYNFLGGLMHHAESFAAITNPTVNSYKRINAPRTTSGATWSPNTVTFGGNNRTHMVRVPDEGRVELRLPDNAANPYLMMAVILAAGLHGVDEKMDPGKRLDIDMYANGHTVKGAKKLPLNLLDAIRNFEKDKYIQEALGAELSSAYVKLKTNEWNQYCRHLTQWERDTTLDC from the coding sequence ATGGCCGGAGATCTGGCTAAATATGCAAAAGACAAAAAAGTAAAATTCTTCCTCTTCAATTTCACCGATCTGTTCGGTACGCAGCGCGCCAAGCTCGTGCCCGCCGAGGCGGTGGCCAGCATGCAGAAATCGGGCGCGGGCTTCGCGGGCTTCGCCACCTGGCTCGACATGACGCCGGCGCATCCGGATATCTTCGTCATGCCGGATGCGGATTCGGTGATCCAGCTGCCGTGGAAGCCGGAAGTGGCCTGGGTCGCGGGCGATCCGTGGATGGAAGGCAAGCCCGTCGGCCAGGCGCCGCGCATCGTGCTCAAGAACCTGCTCGAGAAGTCGGCCAAGCGGAACATGAAGCTGATGGCGGGCGTCGAGCCCGAGTTCCATCTCATCAATGCCGACGGCTCCTCCGTCTCCGATCCGCGCGACACGCAGGAGAAGCCCTGCTACGACCAGTCGGCGGTGATGCGCCGTTTCGACGTCATCTCCGAGATCTGCACGACGATGATCAATCTCGGCTGGGGTCCGTATCAGAACGATCATGAGGACGCCAACGGCCAGTTCGAGATCAACTGGAACTTCAACGACGCGCTGACGACGGCGGACCAGCTCTCCTTCTTCAAGTTCATGGTCAAGTCGATCGCCGAGAAGCATGGGCTCCGAGCGACCTTCATGCCCAAGCCCTTCGTCAACCTCACCGGCAATGGCTGCCATGTGCATATCTCGGTGTGGGACAATGCGCGCAAGACCAATCTCTTCCACGACAAGAAGGGCGAACTGGGTCTGTCGCCCTTGTGCTATAACTTCCTCGGCGGGCTCATGCATCACGCCGAGAGCTTCGCCGCCATCACCAATCCGACGGTGAACAGCTACAAGCGCATCAATGCGCCGCGCACCACGTCCGGTGCCACCTGGTCGCCCAACACGGTGACCTTCGGCGGCAACAACCGCACCCACATGGTGCGCGTGCCGGACGAAGGCCGCGTCGAATTGCGGCTGCCCGACAATGCCGCCAATCCCTATCTGATGATGGCGGTGATCCTGGCGGCGGGCCTGCACGGCGTCGACGAGAAGATGGATCCCGGCAAGCGGCTCGACATCGACATGTATGCGAACGGCCATACGGTGAAGGGCGCCAAGAAGCTGCCGCTCAACCTACTCGACGCGATCCGCAATTTCGAGAAGGACAAGTACATCCAGGAGGCCTTGGGCGCCGAATTGTCGTCGGCCTATGTCAAGCTCAAGACCAACGAGTGGAACCAGTATTGCCGCCATCTCACCCAGTGGGAGCGCGACACGACACTGGATTGCTAG
- a CDS encoding OsmC family protein gives MAHLHTARILWESNTGDFTKNQYSRAHHWSFDGGQTVLASSSPNVVRVPFSDPAGIDPEEAMVAAISSCHMLTFLYYAAKGGFSVQRYEDNAEGLMAKNGEGRFAITRCTLKPLVTFTGKEPTRPELDHLHHLAHEECFIANSVKTEIICEPQGV, from the coding sequence ATGGCTCATCTCCACACCGCCCGCATCCTCTGGGAAAGCAATACCGGCGACTTCACCAAGAATCAGTATTCGCGCGCCCATCACTGGTCCTTCGACGGCGGTCAGACGGTGCTCGCCTCATCCTCGCCGAACGTCGTACGCGTGCCGTTCTCCGATCCGGCCGGCATCGATCCGGAGGAGGCAATGGTGGCGGCGATATCGAGCTGCCACATGCTGACTTTTCTCTATTACGCCGCCAAGGGCGGATTCTCCGTTCAGCGTTATGAGGACAATGCCGAAGGCCTCATGGCGAAGAACGGTGAGGGGCGGTTCGCCATCACACGCTGCACCCTGAAGCCGCTCGTCACCTTCACGGGCAAGGAGCCGACGCGGCCTGAGCTCGATCATCTGCATCATCTGGCGCATGAGGAATGCTTCATCGCCAATTCCGTAAAAACAGAAATCATCTGCGAACCGCAGGGTGTTTAA
- a CDS encoding LysE family translocator — MDLSALLIFAGALALAAGSPGPSIAALVARVISRGYGGVIPFTAAMWIGEAVWLALAVFGLSVLAQTFYWAFLIIKYLGLAYLVYLAYKMWTAPVAVTEDELPQADSSFRLFLTGLAITLGNPKIMVFYLALLPTIIDLNNISLIGWGELTATMFVVLAAIDIGYIVLAGRARKFIRSARAMRAANKCSALAMGSAAIVMATR, encoded by the coding sequence ATGGACCTTTCCGCCCTTTTGATCTTCGCCGGCGCGCTGGCTCTCGCCGCCGGGTCGCCCGGCCCCAGCATCGCCGCTCTCGTCGCCCGCGTCATCTCACGCGGCTATGGCGGCGTCATTCCCTTCACCGCCGCCATGTGGATCGGCGAGGCCGTTTGGCTCGCCCTTGCCGTTTTCGGCCTATCGGTGCTCGCGCAGACCTTCTACTGGGCCTTTCTCATCATCAAATATCTGGGCCTCGCCTATCTCGTCTATCTCGCCTACAAAATGTGGACGGCGCCGGTCGCGGTCACGGAAGACGAGCTGCCGCAAGCGGATTCATCCTTCCGGCTGTTCCTCACCGGGCTCGCCATCACGCTCGGCAATCCGAAGATCATGGTCTTTTATCTGGCGCTGCTGCCGACCATCATCGATCTCAACAATATCTCGCTGATCGGCTGGGGCGAGCTGACGGCGACCATGTTCGTTGTTCTGGCGGCGATCGACATCGGCTATATCGTGCTCGCCGGCCGGGCGCGAAAGTTCATCCGCTCGGCAAGGGCGATGCGGGCCGCCAACAAATGCAGCGCGCTTGCCATGGGCAGCGCGGCAATCGTCATGGCAACGAGGTAG
- a CDS encoding FMN-binding glutamate synthase family protein: protein MDPNTPRTTPRKSATFDDYTLSEIRRAATTGIYDIRGAGAKRKLPHFDDLLFLGASISRYPLEGYREKCGTNVVLGSRFAKKPIELKIPITIAGMSFGSLSAQAKEALGNGATLAGTSTTTGDGGMTPEERGHSKTLVYQYLPSRYGMNPDDLRRADAIEVVVGQGAKPGGGGMLLGQKISDRVAQMRCLPKGIDQRSACRHPDWTGPDDLEIKLHELREITNWEKPIYIKVGGARPYYDTALAVKSGADVVVVDGMQGGTAATQEVFIEHVGQPTLACIRPAVQALQDLGMHRKVQLIVSGGIRNGADVAKALALGADAVSIGTAALVALGDNDPHLEEEYQKLGTTAGAYDDWHEGRDPAGITTQDPELAKRLDPQLAGRRLANYLKVMTLEAQTIARACGKNHVHNLEPEDLVALTVEAAAMAQVPLAGTSWIPGKSGY from the coding sequence ATGGATCCCAATACGCCGCGCACCACGCCCCGCAAATCGGCAACCTTCGACGACTATACGCTGTCGGAAATCCGCCGCGCCGCCACCACCGGCATCTATGACATCCGCGGCGCCGGCGCCAAGCGCAAGCTACCGCATTTCGACGATCTGCTCTTCCTCGGCGCCTCGATCTCGCGCTATCCGCTCGAAGGATATCGCGAGAAATGCGGCACCAATGTCGTGCTCGGCAGCCGCTTCGCCAAGAAGCCGATCGAACTCAAGATCCCCATCACTATCGCCGGCATGAGCTTCGGCTCGCTCTCCGCGCAGGCCAAGGAAGCGCTCGGCAATGGCGCAACCCTCGCCGGCACGTCGACGACGACCGGCGACGGCGGCATGACGCCGGAAGAGCGCGGCCATTCGAAGACACTCGTCTACCAGTATCTCCCCTCGCGCTACGGCATGAACCCGGATGACCTGCGCCGGGCCGATGCGATCGAGGTCGTGGTCGGCCAGGGCGCCAAGCCCGGCGGCGGCGGCATGCTGCTCGGCCAGAAGATCTCCGACCGCGTGGCGCAGATGCGCTGTCTGCCGAAAGGCATCGACCAGCGCTCGGCCTGCCGCCATCCCGACTGGACCGGGCCTGACGATCTCGAGATCAAGCTGCATGAACTTCGCGAGATCACCAACTGGGAGAAGCCGATCTATATCAAGGTCGGCGGCGCCAGGCCCTATTACGATACAGCACTCGCGGTGAAGTCGGGCGCCGACGTCGTCGTCGTCGACGGCATGCAGGGTGGTACCGCCGCGACCCAGGAAGTCTTCATCGAGCATGTCGGCCAGCCGACGCTCGCCTGCATCCGCCCGGCGGTACAGGCGCTGCAGGATCTCGGCATGCATCGCAAGGTGCAGCTCATCGTCTCGGGCGGCATCCGCAACGGCGCCGATGTGGCGAAGGCCCTGGCACTCGGCGCCGATGCCGTATCGATCGGCACCGCGGCGCTCGTGGCGCTCGGCGACAACGACCCGCATCTCGAGGAGGAATATCAGAAGCTGGGCACCACCGCCGGCGCCTATGACGACTGGCACGAGGGACGCGATCCCGCCGGCATCACGACGCAGGATCCCGAACTCGCCAAAAGGCTCGATCCCCAACTCGCGGGGCGCCGCCTCGCCAATTATCTGAAAGTCATGACGCTCGAGGCGCAGACCATCGCGCGTGCCTGCGGCAAGAACCACGTCCATAATCTGGAGCCGGAAGACCTGGTGGCGCTAACCGTCGAGGCGGCCGCCATGGCGCAGGTGCCGCTCGCCGGCACCAGCTGGATTCCGGGGAAGAGCGGATATTGA
- a CDS encoding protein glxC gives MIEIDLEKEGVRGVNSRLHSLPKDTNERHWLIKNPMGQHAIACGLDAPLTVEIGGHAGFYCGGMNKQAEILVHGHVGPGVAENMMSGIVRVAGNASQSAGATGNGGLLVIKGDAASRCGISMKGIDIVVGGSVGHMSAFMAQRGHLVVCGDAGEALGDSIYEARLYVRGKVDNLGADCIEKKMTDHHLAKLARLLDKAEIKANPKDFRRFGSARKLYNFNIDHADAY, from the coding sequence ATGATCGAAATCGATCTCGAAAAAGAAGGCGTGCGCGGGGTCAACTCGCGTCTCCATTCGCTTCCCAAGGACACCAATGAACGTCATTGGCTGATCAAGAATCCGATGGGCCAGCATGCCATCGCCTGCGGCCTCGACGCGCCGCTCACGGTGGAGATCGGCGGCCATGCCGGCTTCTATTGCGGCGGCATGAACAAACAGGCCGAGATCCTCGTCCATGGCCATGTCGGTCCCGGCGTCGCCGAGAACATGATGTCGGGGATCGTGCGTGTCGCCGGCAATGCCAGCCAGTCGGCCGGCGCCACCGGCAATGGCGGTCTCCTCGTCATCAAGGGCGATGCGGCATCGCGTTGCGGCATTTCGATGAAGGGTATCGACATCGTGGTGGGCGGCTCGGTCGGCCATATGTCGGCCTTCATGGCGCAGCGCGGCCATCTCGTGGTGTGCGGCGACGCCGGCGAAGCGCTCGGCGACTCCATTTATGAGGCGCGCCTCTATGTGCGCGGCAAGGTCGACAATCTCGGCGCCGACTGCATCGAGAAGAAGATGACCGACCATCATCTCGCCAAGCTCGCCCGCCTTCTCGATAAGGCCGAGATCAAGGCCAATCCGAAGGACTTCCGCCGCTTCGGTTCGGCGCGCAAGCTCTACAATTTCAACATCGATCACGCCGACGCATACTGA
- a CDS encoding glutamine amidotransferase family protein — protein sequence MCGIVGLYLKNPKLQPKLGQLFKPMLIEMTSRGPDSAGVAIYRNPAKKGFTKFSLAHDDAKFGWKKLAAGLKAHTKKQVSVEQIGNHAIVTTNAKEEAVTTWLKAHHPQVRIVGSGQAIEIFKETGLPEKVYEKFDLTKAKGSHIIGHTRMATESAVTTAGSHPFATGADLCLVHNGSLSNHNRLRDNLKREGLEFQTENDTEVAAAYMTWKLRQGASLKETLEAGIKDLDGFYTFCVGTHDGFAVVRDPIACKHAVLAETDDWVAMATEFRAIAHLPGADKAKIWEPEPQTIYNWGGH from the coding sequence ATGTGCGGTATCGTCGGCCTCTATTTGAAGAACCCAAAACTGCAGCCGAAGCTCGGCCAACTGTTCAAGCCCATGCTCATCGAAATGACGAGCCGCGGCCCCGATTCGGCCGGCGTCGCCATCTACCGCAACCCGGCCAAGAAGGGCTTCACCAAATTCTCGCTCGCCCATGACGACGCGAAATTCGGCTGGAAGAAGCTGGCAGCGGGGCTCAAGGCGCATACCAAGAAGCAAGTGAGCGTCGAGCAGATCGGCAACCACGCCATCGTCACCACCAATGCCAAGGAAGAGGCGGTGACAACGTGGCTCAAAGCGCATCACCCGCAAGTGCGCATCGTCGGCTCCGGCCAGGCGATCGAGATCTTCAAGGAGACCGGTCTGCCCGAGAAGGTCTACGAGAAGTTCGATCTCACCAAGGCGAAAGGCAGCCACATCATCGGCCATACCCGCATGGCGACGGAGAGTGCGGTGACGACCGCGGGTTCGCATCCCTTCGCCACCGGCGCCGATCTCTGCCTCGTCCATAACGGCTCGCTGTCGAACCACAATCGCCTGCGCGACAATCTCAAGCGCGAGGGCCTCGAATTCCAGACCGAGAACGACACCGAGGTCGCCGCCGCGTATATGACCTGGAAACTGCGCCAGGGCGCTTCCCTCAAGGAGACACTCGAGGCCGGTATCAAGGATCTCGACGGCTTCTATACTTTCTGTGTCGGCACGCATGACGGCTTCGCCGTGGTGCGCGATCCCATCGCCTGCAAGCATGCGGTTCTCGCCGAGACCGACGACTGGGTGGCCATGGCGACCGAATTCCGCGCCATCGCCCATCTGCCCGGCGCCGACAAGGCGAAGATCTGGGAACCCGAGCCGCAAACGATCTACAACTGGGGTGGTCACTGA
- a CDS encoding XRE family transcriptional regulator encodes MPYQEPHQTAPGAHKLLEESIGREVKRFREKLGLTISEVAKAADMSAGMLSKIENGATSPSLSSLQALSRALHVPVTALFRGYEELRDATFVKAGQGLTIERRGTRAGHQYQLLGHSPHGPVMVEPYMITLTAQSDVFPTFQHAGVEFLYMLEGEVVYRHGDKTYDMLPGDALFFDADAPHGPEELRKLPIRYLSVICYRRDE; translated from the coding sequence CTGCCATATCAGGAGCCGCATCAGACGGCGCCCGGCGCGCACAAGCTCCTCGAGGAATCGATCGGAAGAGAGGTCAAGCGCTTCCGCGAGAAGCTCGGCCTGACGATCAGCGAGGTCGCCAAGGCGGCCGACATGTCGGCAGGCATGCTGTCGAAGATCGAAAACGGCGCCACCTCGCCGTCGCTCAGTTCCCTCCAGGCCTTGTCGCGCGCTTTGCATGTGCCGGTCACCGCCCTGTTCCGCGGCTACGAGGAGCTGCGTGACGCCACTTTTGTCAAGGCTGGTCAAGGACTTACCATTGAGAGGCGAGGGACCCGGGCGGGTCATCAATATCAGCTCCTGGGCCACAGTCCGCACGGGCCGGTCATGGTCGAGCCCTATATGATCACACTGACCGCCCAGTCGGATGTCTTTCCGACCTTCCAGCATGCCGGCGTTGAATTCCTCTATATGCTCGAGGGCGAGGTGGTCTACCGGCATGGCGACAAGACCTATGACATGCTGCCGGGCGATGCCCTGTTCTTCGATGCGGATGCGCCACACGGACCGGAGGAACTGCGCAAGCTGCCGATCCGCTATCTCTCGGTGATCTGCTACCGGCGCGACGAATAG
- the cysD gene encoding sulfate adenylyltransferase subunit CysD gives MPPSKLTHLERLEAESIHIIREVAAECEHPVMLYSIGKDSAVMLHLAMKAFYPSKPPFPLMHVDTTWKFRDMIAFRDQTVAKLGLDLIVHTNPDGLAKKVNPFDHGSALHTQIMKTDALKQALDKYGFDAAFGGARRDEEKSRAKERIFSFRDSRHRWDPKNQRPELWNIYNARKNKGESIRVFPLSNWTELDIWQYIFLENIPIVPLYFAKERPVVMRDGQIIMVDDERMPLHVGESPEMKLIRFRTLGCYPLTGAIESTAASLLDIIQEMLVTTSSERQGRVIDKDQAASMEKKKQEGYF, from the coding sequence ATGCCCCCCAGCAAGCTGACCCATCTTGAACGACTGGAAGCCGAGAGCATCCACATCATCCGCGAGGTTGCGGCTGAATGCGAGCATCCGGTGATGCTGTATTCGATCGGCAAGGATTCGGCGGTGATGCTGCATCTGGCGATGAAGGCGTTTTATCCCTCGAAGCCGCCGTTTCCCTTGATGCATGTCGATACGACCTGGAAGTTCCGCGACATGATCGCCTTTCGCGACCAGACGGTGGCCAAGCTCGGCCTCGACCTCATCGTCCATACCAACCCGGACGGCCTCGCCAAGAAGGTCAATCCCTTCGATCACGGCTCGGCGCTGCACACCCAGATCATGAAGACCGACGCGCTCAAGCAGGCGCTCGACAAATATGGCTTCGACGCCGCCTTTGGCGGGGCCAGGCGCGATGAGGAGAAGTCGCGCGCCAAGGAGCGCATCTTCTCCTTCCGCGACTCACGTCACCGCTGGGACCCCAAGAACCAGCGCCCGGAGCTGTGGAACATCTACAATGCCCGCAAGAACAAGGGCGAGTCGATCCGCGTCTTCCCGCTGTCGAACTGGACCGAGCTCGACATCTGGCAATATATCTTCCTCGAGAACATCCCGATCGTGCCCTTGTATTTCGCCAAGGAGCGCCCGGTCGTCATGCGCGACGGCCAGATCATCATGGTCGACGACGAGCGCATGCCGCTGCATGTGGGAGAGAGCCCTGAGATGAAGCTGATCCGCTTCCGCACGCTGGGCTGCTACCCCCTGACCGGGGCCATCGAATCCACCGCCGCGAGCCTGCTCGACATCATCCAGGAGATGCTGGTGACGACCTCGTCCGAGCGCCAGGGCCGGGTGATCGACAAGGACCAGGCCGCCTCGATGGAGAAGAAGAAGCAGGAGGGATATTTCTGA